A region of Mesorhizobium sp. M3A.F.Ca.ET.080.04.2.1 DNA encodes the following proteins:
- a CDS encoding ABC transporter ATP-binding protein, whose translation MLSVKQVVAGYGRLTALKEVDLTVNEGEIVFVVGPNGAGKSTLLKTICGLMTPTAGEITFRGRRIDGKPPEELCRGGLTLIPEGRHIFKTLTVQENLRVGSMIRKNSAEVRADLESVLDTFPILRERFTGIAGYLSGGEQQQLAIARSILQRPSLLMIDEPSLGLAPLVIDQVYESLRKLNRTGLTLLIVEQSTGRIMDLASRIYVVRNGRVVLEGTPDKLRDGRAVNAAYFGFDSADAS comes from the coding sequence GTGCTTAGCGTCAAACAAGTGGTCGCCGGCTATGGCCGGCTTACGGCTCTCAAGGAAGTAGACCTGACGGTCAACGAGGGTGAGATCGTTTTCGTTGTCGGACCGAACGGAGCTGGAAAGTCGACGCTGCTGAAGACCATATGCGGTCTCATGACGCCGACCGCCGGCGAAATCACATTTCGCGGCCGCAGGATCGACGGGAAACCTCCGGAGGAATTATGCCGCGGCGGGCTGACGTTGATTCCGGAAGGTCGCCACATCTTTAAGACGTTAACAGTCCAGGAGAACCTGCGCGTCGGCTCTATGATCAGGAAGAATTCCGCGGAGGTACGTGCGGATCTGGAAAGCGTTCTCGATACCTTTCCCATCCTCCGAGAACGCTTCACCGGCATTGCGGGATATCTTTCGGGCGGCGAACAACAGCAGCTCGCCATCGCCCGGTCCATTCTGCAGCGCCCTTCCCTGCTGATGATTGATGAACCCTCGCTAGGGTTGGCGCCTCTGGTCATCGACCAGGTCTATGAAAGTCTGCGGAAGCTGAACCGGACCGGCCTGACTTTGCTCATCGTCGAACAGTCGACGGGAAGGATCATGGATCTCGCTTCACGCATCTATGTCGTTCGCAACGGCAGAGTCGTCCTTGAGGGTACCCCAGACAAGCTCCGCGACGGACGGGCCGTCAACGCAGCATATTTCGGCTTCGACAGCGCGGACGCCTCCTGA
- a CDS encoding aldo/keto reductase — MQYRNMGRSGLKVSALSMGTLSFGEAHGVAEARRMVDVCLDGGVNMFDTANMYNNGRSEEVLGEVLDGRRNQVLITSKARMRVGDGANDEGGSRYHIVRECERSLKRLRTDYIDLFLMHEWDGSTPLEETIEALDALVRHGKVRYIGCSNYSGWHLMKALHIADTKMQSRFIAQQIHYTLEAREAEYELLPIAIDQGVGVMVWSPLTSGLLSGFFSRESPPDWSGPNPAWSGPPIRDKGRLWRIVDVITDIAGARGIPMSHVALAWVLARPGVASVVTGGLTEEHFRENIAAVDVALSDQELELLNEISRLPYIYPYWHQRKFAADLLGPADWALHSSF, encoded by the coding sequence ATGCAATACAGGAACATGGGTCGAAGCGGCCTGAAAGTCTCTGCGCTGAGCATGGGGACATTGTCCTTCGGCGAAGCCCATGGAGTTGCTGAAGCACGTCGCATGGTGGACGTCTGTCTCGATGGCGGCGTCAATATGTTCGACACCGCGAACATGTACAACAACGGTCGATCGGAGGAAGTCCTGGGAGAAGTGTTGGACGGCCGACGCAACCAGGTTTTGATCACGTCCAAGGCGCGGATGCGGGTTGGCGATGGCGCCAATGACGAGGGTGGGTCGCGCTACCACATTGTCCGAGAGTGCGAGCGCAGCCTGAAGCGGTTGCGCACGGATTACATAGATCTGTTTTTGATGCACGAATGGGACGGATCGACGCCACTGGAAGAGACAATCGAGGCCCTCGACGCGCTCGTGCGGCACGGGAAGGTTCGTTATATAGGGTGCTCAAATTACTCTGGGTGGCATTTGATGAAGGCACTGCATATTGCGGATACTAAGATGCAGTCGCGCTTCATCGCCCAGCAGATTCACTACACGCTCGAAGCCAGGGAGGCGGAGTACGAACTGCTGCCGATTGCAATCGACCAGGGGGTTGGCGTGATGGTGTGGAGCCCTTTGACGTCCGGCCTTCTCTCGGGCTTTTTCAGTCGTGAGTCGCCGCCCGACTGGAGCGGTCCGAACCCTGCGTGGAGTGGACCTCCCATTCGCGACAAAGGGCGGCTATGGCGCATTGTCGATGTAATTACGGATATCGCAGGCGCGCGCGGCATACCGATGTCACATGTGGCTTTGGCCTGGGTCCTCGCAAGACCGGGCGTGGCTTCAGTTGTAACTGGTGGGCTCACCGAGGAGCATTTTCGGGAAAACATCGCGGCTGTCGACGTGGCATTGAGCGACCAGGAACTTGAGCTGCTCAACGAGATCAGCCGGCTGCCATATATCTACCCTTACTGGCATCAGCGAAAATTCGCTGCCGATCTGCTTGGCCCCGCGGACTGGGCACTGCATTCTAGTTTCTGA
- a CDS encoding 2,3-butanediol dehydrogenase → MKAVRFYAAKDVRVDDVPAPSEIGPSQVLIKSSLCGICGTDLHEYLDGPHWTPKVRNPYSGAELPQILGHEFSAQVIEVGKDVATVQAGDRISIQPMIGPPTDYFGRRGLYHFSPLCSSVGLGWPWGGMAEYAVVNDYNAIPLPDDVTDEQGALIEPAAVAVQAVDLGGVRSGDTVLVTGGGPIGVLVAMAARAAGAAQVIISEPSLGRRGKLASLAVADLIIDPTESGFVEAVRAETTENVGVDVAIECSGNPRAFNQCTEVTRALGSVVITGVVHGGANVDPFQWLLKGLTVRASLAYSKDMWPRIIAMIRSGNFPVEKLIDGTISADRILDDGFRRLLDPKESLLKILVKT, encoded by the coding sequence ATGAAAGCAGTTAGGTTTTACGCAGCCAAGGACGTCAGGGTCGACGATGTGCCCGCGCCTTCGGAGATCGGCCCAAGCCAGGTTCTGATAAAGAGCTCACTTTGCGGCATATGTGGCACTGACTTGCATGAGTATCTTGACGGACCGCATTGGACGCCGAAGGTACGAAACCCCTATAGCGGTGCCGAACTCCCGCAAATATTGGGCCATGAATTCTCCGCCCAAGTCATTGAAGTAGGCAAGGATGTCGCAACCGTTCAGGCAGGCGACCGCATTTCCATTCAGCCCATGATTGGCCCGCCCACGGACTATTTCGGGCGCAGAGGACTTTATCACTTCAGTCCGCTGTGTTCGTCCGTTGGACTGGGCTGGCCCTGGGGCGGTATGGCCGAATACGCGGTGGTAAATGACTACAACGCAATTCCTTTGCCTGATGACGTCACGGATGAGCAAGGAGCGCTCATTGAGCCGGCCGCAGTCGCAGTGCAGGCCGTAGATCTTGGTGGCGTGCGCTCGGGCGACACTGTTCTTGTAACTGGCGGCGGTCCGATTGGCGTTCTTGTGGCGATGGCCGCAAGGGCCGCTGGCGCTGCGCAAGTCATTATCAGCGAGCCGAGTCTGGGCCGCCGGGGAAAGCTTGCTTCGCTGGCCGTGGCGGACCTCATCATTGATCCGACCGAAAGCGGCTTTGTCGAAGCTGTCCGTGCGGAAACGACCGAGAACGTTGGCGTGGATGTCGCGATCGAATGCTCGGGAAACCCTCGTGCGTTCAATCAGTGCACTGAGGTCACGCGTGCCTTGGGTTCGGTCGTCATCACCGGCGTGGTCCATGGCGGAGCGAATGTGGATCCGTTCCAGTGGCTACTCAAGGGCCTGACCGTTCGGGCTTCTCTCGCCTATTCGAAGGATATGTGGCCGCGCATCATCGCAATGATCCGCTCGGGCAATTTCCCTGTAGAGAAGTTGATTGACGGTACTATCAGCGCGGATCGAATCCTCGACGATGGTTTCCGTCGCCTGCTTGATCCAAAGGAATCGCTGCTCAAGATCTTGGTCAAGACCTGA
- a CDS encoding ABC transporter substrate-binding protein gives MTTAAFAQDKEPIKIGFVTGLSGWLAAYDDNPHKAAILKIEEINKAGGLLGRQIEYKVLDMKTDLALSGSTASELVSWGANMMIVPPDYDYGSPAALIAQNAGLVAISTGASDPKMGVQGVGPYVFTAHTAGQTAGIVMAEYGQAKLGLKSAFILEDVSIEATKSSCAGFANAWERKGGTIVDRDTFKNDDPSISAQITRIKGLHKQPDAIFLCSYTPGGASAVRQLRAAGIDTVILSDTGMSGNSWLNAVPNLKDFYLPSIMSLNDDPRPEINKFLEAYSARWGQKPETEFSVLGYCAIEQWASAVQKANAIDSQPVVDVMNNFKDEPTTCGPTSYTSEIHIQVNRPQLIMKVENGVFKAVESYRNDFVPDLNMLLRKSK, from the coding sequence ATGACGACGGCTGCTTTTGCTCAGGACAAAGAGCCGATCAAGATCGGATTTGTGACTGGATTGTCGGGTTGGCTGGCGGCCTATGATGACAATCCCCACAAAGCGGCAATCCTGAAGATTGAGGAGATCAACAAGGCGGGCGGGCTGCTGGGTCGGCAGATCGAGTACAAGGTTCTTGATATGAAGACAGATCTCGCCCTGTCTGGTTCCACCGCCAGCGAATTGGTCAGCTGGGGTGCAAATATGATGATTGTGCCGCCAGACTATGACTATGGTTCACCCGCAGCCCTCATCGCTCAGAACGCCGGCCTGGTTGCGATTTCCACTGGGGCCAGTGACCCGAAGATGGGGGTGCAAGGAGTGGGCCCATACGTATTCACAGCCCACACCGCCGGGCAAACCGCAGGGATAGTCATGGCCGAATATGGCCAAGCCAAGCTTGGTCTTAAGAGCGCTTTCATCCTTGAAGACGTTTCGATCGAAGCGACCAAGTCTTCATGTGCGGGCTTCGCAAATGCTTGGGAGCGCAAAGGCGGGACCATTGTTGATCGGGACACTTTCAAGAACGACGATCCCTCGATCTCGGCCCAGATCACGCGCATCAAGGGATTGCACAAGCAGCCAGATGCCATCTTCCTGTGCAGCTACACCCCAGGCGGTGCATCGGCGGTGCGTCAGCTTCGTGCGGCCGGCATAGACACCGTGATCTTGTCGGACACCGGTATGAGCGGGAATTCTTGGCTGAACGCGGTTCCGAACCTGAAGGATTTTTATCTGCCTTCCATCATGTCACTCAACGATGATCCGAGGCCAGAGATTAACAAGTTTCTCGAGGCCTACAGCGCACGCTGGGGACAGAAGCCGGAGACGGAGTTCTCCGTACTCGGCTATTGCGCGATCGAGCAATGGGCAAGCGCTGTTCAAAAGGCGAACGCCATCGACAGCCAGCCCGTTGTTGATGTGATGAACAACTTCAAGGACGAGCCCACCACGTGCGGGCCTACCTCCTATACCAGCGAAATCCACATTCAGGTCAATCGTCCACAGTTGATCATGAAGGTCGAGAACGGGGTCTTCAAGGCGGTGGAGAGCTACCGGAATGATTTCGTTCCGGACCTGAACATGCTGCTTCGCAAATCGAAGTAA
- a CDS encoding hydantoinase/oxoprolinase family protein — translation MGISVGVDVGGTFTDLFMMDTDKLTFHTAKVPTTVDNRSQGFLQGLDELGVQPAAIDWLIHGTTAGTNAVLERKGARCGLITTKGFRDVLEIGRRTRPYAYGLSGNFRPLINREFRLEVPERIDSHGNIVIALDEEAVRATTRRLLDMGAEAIVVIFLHSYANDKHEARAAQIVRDLWPNEHVVASHEIIREMREFERSSTVAIHASIGPVVSRYISDVASELKKSGFKNELLVMQANGGMMASSLVARHAVQTVMSGPAAGVLAASAIAKRAGIDNVVTGDMGGTSFDVAIVANGEPIISAEKELAYAVPIRIPMIDIHTVGAGGGSIARLDKAGMIRVGPESAASFPGPIGFGRGGTEPTITDANFLLGRLNPRAITGSSKEAPLDKIATTFESRIGHILGMDACRTAAAILEVANAELAGAIRLVLIEKGHDPRDFALMPFGGAGPLHAVSIARDLNIPRVLVPRYPGLNSALGCVLADVRHDFVQGVNEALGGLDRASIQKILTDQERAGRDLLAREKVSVVRVDVSHEFDLLFRGQSHALRVPMRGSRFDPQELEAEFVKQYLARYDLSLPEMHPMLTNVRTTVVGVREGIDFGIFKPKQGRLQDAIKGSRDVYFDGAWRSAVTYDRDKLPEGATIKGPAIIEQQDSTFVLDPGATAQVDDIGNLLVHVHG, via the coding sequence ATGGGCATTAGCGTTGGCGTTGATGTAGGCGGCACCTTCACCGACCTGTTCATGATGGACACGGACAAGCTGACGTTCCACACGGCAAAGGTGCCGACCACGGTGGACAACCGATCGCAAGGTTTCCTCCAGGGTCTCGATGAGCTCGGCGTGCAACCGGCAGCCATCGACTGGCTCATCCACGGCACAACTGCCGGCACGAATGCCGTGCTGGAGCGCAAGGGCGCGCGCTGCGGTTTGATAACGACAAAAGGGTTTCGCGACGTCCTGGAGATCGGGCGTCGGACTCGACCCTACGCCTACGGCCTATCTGGAAATTTCCGCCCTTTGATCAATCGAGAGTTCCGCCTCGAGGTGCCGGAACGCATTGATTCCCATGGAAATATAGTGATTGCGTTGGATGAAGAGGCGGTACGTGCCACGACGCGCCGCCTGCTCGACATGGGAGCGGAAGCGATCGTAGTGATCTTCCTGCATTCCTACGCCAACGACAAACACGAGGCACGAGCTGCGCAAATCGTCAGGGACCTCTGGCCAAACGAGCATGTGGTGGCAAGCCACGAAATCATCCGTGAGATGCGGGAATTCGAGCGATCGAGCACGGTGGCTATTCACGCATCGATCGGCCCCGTGGTCAGCCGCTACATCTCTGACGTGGCCTCGGAATTGAAAAAGAGTGGATTCAAGAACGAACTGCTCGTGATGCAGGCAAATGGCGGCATGATGGCCTCCTCACTGGTCGCCCGGCATGCCGTGCAGACGGTCATGTCAGGCCCGGCTGCCGGCGTGCTGGCGGCCTCCGCAATTGCAAAGCGGGCGGGGATCGACAACGTCGTGACGGGGGACATGGGCGGCACGAGCTTCGACGTCGCGATCGTCGCCAACGGCGAACCGATCATATCAGCTGAAAAGGAACTGGCCTATGCCGTTCCAATTCGTATCCCGATGATAGACATCCACACAGTGGGGGCTGGCGGCGGCAGCATCGCGCGCCTCGACAAGGCCGGGATGATCCGCGTCGGCCCCGAAAGCGCTGCCTCGTTCCCCGGCCCGATAGGCTTCGGCAGAGGTGGCACCGAGCCGACGATAACCGACGCCAATTTCCTGTTAGGACGATTAAATCCGCGGGCGATCACCGGCTCGTCGAAAGAGGCGCCGCTCGACAAGATCGCGACGACATTTGAGAGCAGGATCGGACATATCCTTGGCATGGATGCATGCAGGACAGCAGCGGCGATCCTGGAAGTCGCGAATGCTGAGCTTGCCGGCGCGATCCGGCTGGTCCTGATCGAGAAGGGACATGATCCGCGCGATTTCGCGCTCATGCCCTTCGGCGGCGCCGGACCGCTCCATGCCGTCTCCATCGCTCGAGACCTGAACATCCCGCGCGTTCTGGTACCACGCTATCCGGGGCTCAATTCGGCCCTGGGCTGCGTGCTAGCCGACGTTCGTCATGACTTCGTTCAGGGGGTCAATGAAGCACTCGGAGGCCTCGACCGTGCGTCAATCCAAAAGATACTGACAGATCAGGAGCGGGCTGGCCGCGATCTGCTGGCTCGGGAAAAAGTCAGCGTCGTTCGCGTGGACGTCTCGCATGAGTTCGATCTCCTCTTCCGCGGCCAGTCGCATGCACTACGCGTTCCGATGCGCGGATCCCGATTTGACCCGCAGGAACTTGAGGCAGAGTTCGTCAAACAGTACCTGGCCCGTTACGACCTGTCGCTTCCCGAGATGCACCCGATGTTGACGAATGTCCGCACCACCGTGGTCGGTGTCCGGGAAGGTATCGACTTTGGCATCTTCAAGCCGAAACAGGGCCGGCTCCAAGACGCCATCAAGGGGTCCCGTGACGTCTACTTCGATGGGGCGTGGCGCTCGGCGGTCACTTACGACCGCGACAAGTTGCCTGAAGGCGCAACGATTAAGGGGCCGGCGATTATCGAACAGCAGGACAGCACCTTTGTTCTTGATCCGGGCGCTACCGCGCAGGTGGACGATATCGGCAACCTGCTCGTCCATGTTCACGGTTGA
- a CDS encoding hydantoinase B/oxoprolinase family protein produces the protein MTPQTLKRDDAPCAGTAVDPVTLTVIEKGLQHVCTEMDLVHEKTSFSPIISEGYDRANGIYHRQDGRMIAQGELGLPIFLGQLAVTTNTVIQSRNDLADGDIVVMNDPYLGGSHLMDVRMVRPFFYKGRLWAYLSNVGHWRDTGGSVPGGFATKSTEIHQEGLRIPPIKLVKAGRIEDDVLQLILNNIRVPNDSLGDVKAQIAALGAGAKRLTSLLDRYGEEVVDKAISELEVRSERLMRSHIETIPDGTWRAAAEVDSDGIVNAPLTIHVNVEVAGSDIRVNFQGSSEPCAGPLNTVWATTLSAVYIALKHVFPDVPMNAGCFRPITVEKPRGTFLYAEYPRPTAGSAAEVSQRIIEAILLALAPAIPDKIFAPPAGTSGNLCLGGVDPETGETYVMYYFSGGGYGGWYDGDGISNGCATIGISKSQPVEVLEQRYPIIFDHYSLRDGSGGAGKFRGGLGVAYRMKLLRGTAAASFMMDHGRQGPPGTLGGQPGSPNEIVVSRGGTAEIPEHLSKGEGYVLRPGDWIDVKTPGGGGYGDPSDRDPGLAEDDGKRGYL, from the coding sequence ATGACGCCTCAAACTCTCAAACGCGACGACGCACCCTGCGCTGGCACCGCCGTCGACCCCGTGACTTTGACAGTCATAGAAAAGGGTTTGCAGCATGTCTGCACGGAAATGGATCTGGTGCATGAGAAGACCTCCTTCTCGCCCATCATTTCCGAAGGATACGACCGCGCCAACGGCATCTATCATCGCCAGGATGGCAGGATGATCGCTCAGGGCGAGCTCGGACTGCCGATCTTCCTGGGCCAACTTGCGGTCACCACGAACACCGTCATCCAATCACGGAACGATCTTGCAGACGGCGATATCGTGGTGATGAACGACCCCTATCTCGGCGGATCGCATCTGATGGACGTTCGAATGGTGCGTCCGTTCTTCTACAAGGGGCGCCTATGGGCTTATCTGTCCAATGTTGGCCACTGGCGCGATACCGGCGGTTCGGTTCCAGGAGGCTTTGCCACCAAGTCGACGGAGATTCACCAGGAGGGGCTGCGCATCCCGCCAATAAAGCTGGTGAAGGCTGGCAGGATCGAGGATGATGTTCTCCAGCTAATCCTCAACAATATCAGAGTACCGAATGACTCCCTCGGAGACGTGAAGGCTCAGATCGCAGCACTCGGGGCCGGCGCAAAACGCCTCACAAGCCTGCTGGACCGCTATGGCGAGGAGGTTGTCGACAAAGCCATCTCGGAACTGGAAGTTCGCTCCGAACGGCTGATGCGGTCTCACATCGAAACGATCCCCGATGGTACGTGGAGAGCGGCGGCCGAGGTCGACAGTGATGGCATCGTCAACGCGCCGCTTACGATCCACGTCAATGTCGAGGTAGCCGGATCCGACATTCGCGTGAATTTCCAAGGTTCGAGCGAACCTTGCGCAGGTCCGCTCAATACAGTCTGGGCAACCACGCTCAGCGCGGTCTACATTGCGTTGAAACATGTCTTTCCCGATGTCCCCATGAACGCGGGCTGCTTTCGTCCGATCACAGTGGAAAAGCCCCGCGGAACCTTCCTGTACGCCGAGTATCCAAGGCCGACGGCCGGTTCAGCCGCCGAAGTCTCGCAGCGAATTATCGAGGCGATCCTGCTGGCCCTGGCGCCAGCCATCCCCGACAAGATATTTGCCCCTCCCGCTGGAACCAGCGGGAACCTCTGCCTTGGCGGCGTGGATCCCGAGACGGGCGAAACCTATGTGATGTACTACTTCTCCGGCGGCGGCTACGGAGGCTGGTATGATGGCGACGGCATCAGCAATGGCTGTGCAACGATCGGCATTTCCAAGAGCCAGCCTGTTGAGGTGCTCGAGCAGCGTTACCCGATCATCTTCGACCATTACTCACTTCGAGATGGATCCGGCGGTGCGGGCAAATTTCGGGGCGGACTCGGCGTCGCCTATCGGATGAAGCTGCTGCGAGGGACGGCAGCGGCCTCCTTCATGATGGATCATGGGCGACAGGGTCCCCCAGGGACACTCGGCGGACAGCCAGGATCCCCCAACGAGATCGTCGTATCTCGTGGTGGCACAGCGGAGATACCCGAGCATCTGTCGAAGGGCGAAGGCTATGTCCTGCGGCCAGGCGACTGGATTGACGTAAAGACCCCGGGCGGCGGCGGCTACGGAGACCCCAGTGATCGAGATCCTGGGCTGGCCGAGGATGACGGAAAAAGGGGCTACCTCTAA
- a CDS encoding aminotransferase class III-fold pyridoxal phosphate-dependent enzyme, with protein sequence MLSLANATDELNHAIARLRYEFAARNPLSERSAREAQKALPGGSTRSVLFYEPFPLTISSGRGAEVTDVDGHTYFDFVGEFSAGLYGHSEPVIRQAVVEALDGGIVLAGPNVYEAKFAEAIKARFPSMELLRFCNSGTEANILALVTAQHFTRRRKILVFDGAYHGGVLVFPSGGNPLNLPFDFIISPYNDVVAAARRIRENKNDLAAVLVEPILGAGGNLPGTNDFFSTLRRETEAAGALLIFDEVKTSRCGSGGMQGLFGIKPDLTTLGKYLGGGLPTGAFGGRADIMDHFNPHRAGSLRHAGTFNNNVCSMAAGLAGLTKVFTPARADAFHKEGEQMRVDFQTIADAKAVPLSFTGLGSFFTLHLGGKLLEKAADVTPLSRQVGLLFHMFGMLNGIAIAGRGDFYQSLPMTSEHRDRAKSVLTSFISEYGDLIRALAEQNARA encoded by the coding sequence ATGCTTTCACTTGCAAATGCGACTGACGAGTTGAACCACGCGATTGCCCGGTTGAGATATGAATTTGCCGCGCGCAATCCCTTGAGTGAACGATCGGCACGCGAGGCACAAAAAGCGCTTCCTGGAGGCAGCACACGATCGGTTCTGTTTTACGAACCGTTTCCGCTCACGATCTCATCCGGTAGAGGCGCTGAGGTAACCGATGTCGACGGCCACACCTATTTTGATTTCGTCGGCGAGTTTTCTGCAGGCCTCTATGGACACTCCGAGCCGGTAATCCGCCAGGCGGTTGTGGAGGCACTGGACGGCGGCATCGTGCTTGCTGGACCCAACGTCTACGAGGCAAAATTCGCCGAGGCGATAAAGGCGCGGTTCCCGAGCATGGAACTGCTTCGCTTCTGCAATTCAGGCACCGAGGCGAACATCCTTGCGCTTGTCACGGCCCAGCATTTCACGCGCCGGCGTAAGATTCTGGTTTTCGATGGCGCCTATCATGGGGGTGTTCTCGTTTTTCCGTCTGGCGGAAATCCACTCAATCTGCCATTCGATTTTATCATTAGCCCGTATAACGACGTCGTCGCCGCCGCACGGCGGATCAGGGAAAACAAGAACGACTTGGCAGCGGTCCTGGTGGAGCCGATCCTGGGCGCGGGTGGCAACCTTCCCGGTACAAACGACTTTTTCTCTACCCTGCGTCGGGAAACGGAGGCGGCAGGTGCGTTGTTAATCTTCGACGAAGTCAAAACGTCGCGCTGTGGTTCGGGGGGTATGCAAGGCTTGTTCGGGATTAAGCCGGACCTGACGACGCTTGGCAAATATCTGGGCGGCGGTTTGCCGACCGGCGCCTTTGGCGGGCGTGCGGACATCATGGACCACTTCAACCCGCATAGAGCCGGATCGCTGCGGCATGCGGGAACCTTCAACAACAATGTCTGTTCAATGGCAGCTGGTCTTGCGGGCCTGACTAAGGTGTTTACGCCTGCGCGGGCCGACGCCTTCCACAAGGAGGGCGAGCAGATGCGTGTTGATTTTCAAACCATCGCTGACGCCAAAGCCGTGCCTTTGAGCTTTACCGGGCTCGGATCATTCTTCACTTTGCATCTCGGTGGCAAGCTCCTTGAAAAGGCCGCGGACGTCACGCCTCTTAGCAGGCAGGTCGGGCTTCTTTTTCACATGTTCGGCATGCTCAACGGGATCGCCATTGCAGGACGCGGCGACTTCTACCAGTCGCTCCCAATGACGTCTGAGCATCGCGATAGGGCTAAATCGGTCCTCACCTCGTTCATTTCCGAATATGGCGACCTGATCCGCGCTCTGGCGGAGCAAAACGCAAGGGCCTAG
- a CDS encoding PaaI family thioesterase, which translates to MSGILNWMVKVVDEVLARSAFDRAIKDQRPEFGAFFLAQLLALDISYSDDTCTIRFPVQDFLFNPQGSLHGGIIGTIMDISMGHLIHHIYGRSGATIEMKVQYLRPLTTGSAVCTGQFIKRGKSIAFLESRLADSSDSLVAHATSTWKCSAPTQTASTHSQV; encoded by the coding sequence GTGAGCGGCATTTTGAATTGGATGGTGAAAGTAGTGGACGAAGTATTGGCCAGAAGCGCATTCGACCGCGCAATTAAGGATCAAAGGCCTGAATTCGGGGCGTTTTTCCTGGCCCAGCTGCTGGCGCTGGACATTTCTTACAGCGACGACACGTGCACGATCCGATTTCCCGTTCAAGACTTTCTTTTCAACCCGCAAGGCTCACTCCATGGCGGCATTATCGGCACGATCATGGACATCTCCATGGGGCATCTCATTCATCATATCTACGGTCGAAGCGGGGCCACCATCGAGATGAAGGTCCAGTACCTGCGTCCCCTGACAACGGGAAGCGCCGTCTGCACCGGTCAATTCATTAAGCGCGGCAAGAGCATTGCCTTCCTCGAATCGCGGCTGGCGGATTCCTCCGACTCGCTCGTCGCACATGCGACTTCCACATGGAAATGCAGCGCCCCCACGCAGACTGCTTCAACGCATTCTCAAGTTTAA
- a CDS encoding IclR family transcriptional regulator has product MADDEEAAAGPLERYVSMLELIAAFPGELTAADAAHALQLPKSTAHRLLRVLSRSGLIEGGDQRDRTLSLGNRLTRLVYAAGHADWIEAAVLPTLVQATSKFPSASLFVSRLAGYRVFVVASAAGDPRWKSYVVPGQELPPHAAASAKVILAHQNSELVDQALARPLEAFTHNTVTDPRIVRKEIAAARKDGYAMCLESIHEGMSALSVPIHIPGDGVIYSVGITGPITRIVTEELGTIVNLLEDTAKTLAPILSLRARKQNSVKNATHAA; this is encoded by the coding sequence ATGGCCGATGATGAGGAAGCGGCTGCGGGACCGCTTGAACGATATGTTTCGATGCTGGAGCTGATCGCGGCATTTCCCGGAGAGTTGACGGCTGCCGACGCAGCACATGCGCTTCAATTGCCGAAGTCGACTGCTCACCGGCTGCTGCGCGTGCTGAGCCGCTCCGGCTTGATCGAAGGGGGCGATCAGAGGGACCGCACCCTGTCATTGGGTAACCGCCTGACACGGCTTGTTTATGCGGCTGGTCATGCTGACTGGATCGAGGCAGCGGTGTTGCCAACGCTGGTCCAAGCTACCTCTAAGTTTCCGAGCGCTTCGCTCTTCGTATCGCGGCTCGCAGGGTATCGCGTCTTCGTTGTCGCGTCCGCCGCGGGTGACCCGCGCTGGAAGAGCTATGTGGTCCCTGGACAGGAGCTTCCCCCACATGCGGCAGCCAGCGCTAAGGTCATTCTCGCCCATCAGAACAGTGAATTGGTGGACCAGGCGCTCGCGAGACCGCTGGAGGCCTTTACGCACAATACTGTCACCGATCCCCGGATCGTTCGGAAGGAAATCGCGGCTGCTCGCAAGGACGGATACGCGATGTGCTTGGAATCGATCCATGAGGGCATGTCGGCGCTTTCGGTCCCAATCCACATTCCAGGGGATGGTGTGATCTATTCGGTCGGTATCACCGGCCCGATAACAAGAATCGTTACCGAAGAACTCGGGACGATCGTGAACCTCCTGGAAGACACCGCTAAAACCCTCGCGCCCATCCTTTCGCTACGCGCACGCAAGCAAAACAGCGTCAAGAACGCAACACATGCAGCCTAG